A window of Malania oleifera isolate guangnan ecotype guangnan chromosome 2, ASM2987363v1, whole genome shotgun sequence genomic DNA:
actgaacatgacacgtgttggtttgtagaaccagtcattagtccgataaggtaaAGACCCACCCCCCTGTTGTCTGAGTCAAgtggaggagagacgcagtatTCCTAGTAGACCCAAGTTGGGGccttacaaattaaatataaattatataatttataattagggtttcataattattatataattaataaaattagaaattatattttgaagttttaagaaaaaataaaaataaaaactatttttgaaaagtttCATCTACTCTATTCAACTCTACTAAGTCTCGCACAAAACCAATCGACCCGAAAAAGCAACATAGCAATTTAAAGCTCATCTCCACAAAGAGTTAGCCCTAAGGCCACCAACTGGCTCTCCGTAGGCTGTAGCTCACCTTCTCCCTTATTCAGCAGCCGGCCATGGCGTCCATCACTGCCCCAATTGCTActgcttcttctccttctccttctccttctccttctccttctccttcttctccccTTCTTCCTTTCTCCTCACGACCCTTCTCTTCCCGGCAGCGTAGCCCCatacccatctctctctctctgcgttCTCCCTCCCCAAAACTACTCCCTTCTCTTCTCCACGTTCCTAGACAACAGCCCTTCTCTGCTACTATCCTTCGATCCAAACCACTGCCAATTCTCCGAGGAAGAGTCTACGCCTCCAATTCTAATTCACCTAACTTACCTTCTTTTCCTCTCTCCGACTCCACGCGCACCGTCTCCGCCATTCTCGCTTCCGTCTTCTGCGTTTCCAAACTACTCGTCAGCGCCGTTCGCCAATTCGCGCTCAAAGCCGCTGAAATCACAGGCCAGCCCACGCCGGAAGAACTTGCGGGCATCCGGTCTCTTAGCGGGTCCCTGGTCTGCGCCGCCGGGCCGCTCTTCTTCGCGGCGCTCAAGGACCGCCCCAGCGGGTACCTGAATACGCCGCTGACGGTGGTGGCTTCCGGCCTCTCTAAATGGCTTGACATATACAGTGGTGTGTTGATGGTCAGGGTTTTGCTCAGTTGGTTCCCCAACATACCTTGGGAGCGTCAGCCATTATCGGCCATTCGGGACCTCTGTGATCCATACTTGAATTTGTTCCGGAACATCATTCCGCCTTTGTTCGATGCGCTCGATGTTAGCCCGCTATTGGCTTTTGCGGTACTGGGCACGCTCGGCTCCATTCTCAACAATAGCAGGGGCACCTATTGAAGTGAGTGCTTTTTGTTTTAAGTGAAGAATTATTCAAGTAATATTGGAAACTTTTGTTCttatttcttttttccttttttttcccccAATTCTATATGCCTTTGTAGGTTGATTTCGTGGATGTAATATTAGTTTTGGGctgaaaaatattaaatggtTGTGAAAAATTCTGATTGCCAtattgaagaagagtttgtatgtTGAACATCGAGGGATATTTATTCCACAAAATTGTGGTTGTTGTTTTTTGGTGTTGAGACTTTTACATTCTTGATTATATGATAAATTGgaattatgatttcagtaatTGGTACAAACACCTTTGTACGTTTATTACCCTCAcgttcctttttattttatttctttcgtACTAGCTTTTTCTTACCATGGTATCCCTTACAATTCTTGAGAAGATGATGAAATAAAGGATTGGAAGTTAAAAGGGCTAAAAGGGTAACAGCCAGCTTGTTTTTGTTTGACATTCTATAAACCATTGTATTTGCATTTCCTTGTATGGTCAGGGCCCAAAAGCTAGTCAGTTCATTCTCAATTgaagaaatacaaaaaataatgCATCAAACTCGTGTCTTAAATTTTactgaatttatttttttatttaaaaaagttGTTTGGTTGTGGCTTGAACAAGTCCTTCTATAGTTGATCTagaaacaacaata
This region includes:
- the LOC131148592 gene encoding ylmG homolog protein 1-2, chloroplastic-like, with product MASITAPIATASSPSPSPSPSPSPSSPLLPFSSRPFSSRQRSPIPISLSLRSPSPKLLPSLLHVPRQQPFSATILRSKPLPILRGRVYASNSNSPNLPSFPLSDSTRTVSAILASVFCVSKLLVSAVRQFALKAAEITGQPTPEELAGIRSLSGSLVCAAGPLFFAALKDRPSGYLNTPLTVVASGLSKWLDIYSGVLMVRVLLSWFPNIPWERQPLSAIRDLCDPYLNLFRNIIPPLFDALDVSPLLAFAVLGTLGSILNNSRGTY